One genomic segment of Planctomycetaceae bacterium includes these proteins:
- a CDS encoding sulfotransferase produces MKKIPNFFVIGAPKCGTTALTEYLRQHPRVFISNPKEPRFWCSDLKNNPRAERWLVTTDNVNGYLKLFRTATADHLAVGEGTTLNLYSAAAVPRILEFNPQARFIVMVRNPVEMFHSWHSYLVRQFHEDVTCPEKAWSLQADRQQGRHIPQNCDIPEKLQYRKIIALGEQLERLLQTVPGERVRVVVYDDFAADPGTEYARTLDFLEVPHDGRTDFPRVNEAFTYRFPWLAKRLLSPPRPVLHAFRWLQTHLPAPMAVRLRHKTLSAMRTGAGKPRLPETLRNLIAREMRDDVVRLGELLNRDLAHWTRGADVSVSPVSAPFTDRQPS; encoded by the coding sequence ATGAAGAAGATCCCCAATTTCTTTGTAATCGGCGCTCCGAAATGCGGCACGACGGCGTTGACGGAATATCTGCGACAGCATCCCCGCGTCTTCATTTCGAATCCGAAGGAACCTCGCTTTTGGTGCTCCGACCTGAAGAACAATCCCCGCGCGGAACGCTGGCTGGTGACCACCGACAACGTGAACGGGTACCTGAAGCTCTTCCGAACGGCGACCGCAGACCATCTGGCCGTGGGCGAAGGGACCACGCTGAATCTCTATTCTGCTGCTGCCGTCCCCCGGATTCTGGAATTCAATCCGCAGGCGCGATTTATTGTCATGGTGCGGAACCCCGTTGAGATGTTCCATTCGTGGCACAGTTACCTGGTCCGGCAGTTTCACGAAGACGTGACGTGTCCGGAAAAGGCCTGGAGCCTGCAGGCGGACCGGCAACAGGGACGTCACATACCACAGAACTGTGACATCCCTGAAAAACTGCAGTACCGGAAGATCATCGCCCTGGGAGAGCAGTTGGAACGTTTGCTGCAGACGGTTCCTGGCGAACGTGTGCGTGTCGTTGTCTATGATGACTTCGCCGCTGATCCCGGCACCGAGTACGCGCGGACACTCGACTTTCTGGAAGTGCCACACGATGGCCGTACAGACTTTCCGCGCGTCAATGAAGCGTTTACTTATCGGTTCCCGTGGCTTGCAAAACGGCTGTTGTCACCGCCGCGGCCGGTCCTGCATGCCTTTCGCTGGCTGCAGACACACCTGCCGGCACCGATGGCCGTTCGACTTCGGCACAAGACGCTTTCAGCAATGCGCACGGGAGCGGGGAAACCACGTCTGCCCGAAACTTTGCGGAACCTGATTGCCCGGGAAATGCGTGACGACGTCGTTCGTCTGGGTGAGCTGCTTAACCGTGACCTGGCTCACTGGACGCGTGGTGCCGACGTTTCCGTTTCGCCGGTCTCGGCACCATTTACGGACAGGCAGCCGTCCTAA
- the wbaP gene encoding undecaprenyl-phosphate galactose phosphotransferase WbaP, whose protein sequence is MPSHFAARPQLSDPGLVDPIVSTEALEGLNSGRVRRDRRTASGWNSQEHVPPSRRMEGARLRQVVLTALPLMAADLLSLAVSFGLASVLVSSVLGRQFPPTFLNNLVALCCAHLVIGLLNGLYPATGVNPVAELRRQLTSMGMACMILLVLNAVFGVLSAVEVLILLVATLLLAVLAPMFRFQTRHLFAKQKWWGESAIIVGTGAHERAVLRHLEALPQRGLKPIGVVDDTPADYWRNTTRNDGARFLGVTSDLVSICRSNDCHWVMLFAGGDSTDRVVDVLEESSLVPNIIMLYTNVMIPTLWTSTFEAAGLAGVHIRDRLLQPYQRIAKRLCDMAVSALLLLVLLPVWILVGLAVRLMSPGPAFYSHARIGRSGRTFHAWKFRTMVRDSDKVLKEYLESNPAAELEWRETQKLKNDPRVIPGIGHFLRRTSIDELPQLWNVLVGEMSLVGPRPIYDPNEVRMFGDHFPFYLRVRPGLTGLWQVSGRNNTTYNSRIRLDIYYVRNWSMWLDYFVLLRTIRTVLRREGSY, encoded by the coding sequence ATGCCTTCGCATTTCGCTGCCCGTCCGCAGCTTTCCGATCCCGGATTGGTTGACCCGATTGTCTCAACGGAGGCACTGGAAGGTCTCAATTCCGGTCGCGTCAGACGTGATCGCCGAACCGCCAGCGGGTGGAATTCGCAGGAACACGTCCCTCCATCTCGTCGCATGGAAGGAGCACGGCTCCGGCAGGTCGTGCTGACGGCTCTGCCGCTAATGGCTGCGGATCTGCTCAGCCTGGCGGTGTCATTCGGCCTTGCGTCAGTCCTCGTCAGCAGTGTTCTGGGGCGACAGTTTCCGCCAACATTCCTGAACAACCTTGTGGCACTCTGCTGTGCGCATCTGGTGATCGGCCTGCTGAACGGACTCTACCCCGCGACGGGTGTGAACCCCGTTGCGGAGTTGCGCCGGCAGCTGACGTCGATGGGAATGGCCTGCATGATCCTGCTGGTGCTGAATGCGGTCTTTGGCGTTCTTTCAGCCGTGGAAGTTCTCATTCTGCTGGTCGCCACATTGCTGTTGGCCGTGCTGGCCCCGATGTTCCGGTTTCAGACGCGGCACCTGTTCGCTAAACAGAAATGGTGGGGAGAATCTGCGATCATCGTGGGTACCGGAGCGCATGAACGGGCCGTGCTCCGACACCTCGAAGCGCTTCCCCAGCGGGGACTGAAGCCAATCGGAGTCGTTGATGACACGCCCGCCGACTATTGGCGCAACACGACCAGAAATGACGGCGCGCGATTTCTGGGTGTAACCAGTGACCTGGTTTCCATCTGTCGCAGCAACGATTGCCACTGGGTCATGCTGTTCGCCGGCGGTGATTCGACCGACCGTGTCGTCGACGTACTCGAGGAAAGCAGTCTGGTTCCCAACATCATCATGCTGTACACCAACGTGATGATTCCCACCCTGTGGACTTCGACGTTCGAAGCAGCCGGATTGGCGGGCGTTCATATCCGGGATCGCCTGCTACAGCCTTATCAGCGGATTGCGAAGCGTCTGTGTGATATGGCCGTATCTGCGCTGCTGCTGCTGGTGCTGCTGCCGGTATGGATCCTGGTCGGACTGGCAGTGCGTTTGATGTCTCCCGGTCCGGCGTTCTATAGCCATGCCAGAATCGGTCGCAGTGGCCGAACGTTTCACGCCTGGAAATTTCGGACGATGGTCCGGGATTCTGACAAAGTCCTGAAGGAGTATCTGGAATCGAATCCTGCCGCGGAACTGGAATGGCGGGAGACTCAGAAGCTAAAGAACGATCCGCGAGTGATTCCCGGAATCGGTCATTTTCTTCGTCGTACAAGTATCGATGAACTTCCGCAGTTGTGGAACGTACTGGTTGGCGAGATGAGCCTGGTGGGGCCGCGTCCGATTTACGACCCGAACGAAGTCCGCATGTTCGGCGACCACTTCCCGTTTTACCTTCGAGTGCGTCCCGGGCTCACCGGCCTTTGGCAGGTCTCCGGCCGGAATAACACGACGTACAACTCGCGGATTCGGCTGGACATCTACTACGTGCGCAACTGGTCTATGTGGCTCGACTACTTCGTGCTGCTGCGAACCATTCGCACAGTTCTGCGTCGCGAAGGCAGCTATTAG
- a CDS encoding polysaccharide biosynthesis/export family protein: protein MLNPSFRGTQPLLICNLAFALITACSGCHTITCVKDAVPASRLPREYCAAAREHCLPFPLTALGQEKPAAHQIGPGDQLGVYVYGVLPPSTTEAPVLPKSQPVNQRYYPPNGSAVGAVTGLPMEVAADGTLDLPLVGALDVSGMTVREATDAVREAYRKKEIFAQGGTERVTVSLITPRVHRILVVREDTPSPQVELLPPGQVDHIHRGSGEVIDLPIYENDVLHALASTGGMPGTDAAREIWVFKRSGLTNPHAILPEELQVRTVSYHETVGEDRQVIRLPLAGCPGECVPYDQSSVVLDEGDVVYVPRRAEYFYTGGLLGGAKLPLPRDEDIDVLEAIALANGSTGGPLGQSGNALSAGSPGYLIRPSRVIILRKMHDGRQLPIRVDLARAMTDEKERLLIQSDDVVMLQFKPHQAFLNGIATWLNLNVTAVATGRN, encoded by the coding sequence ATGCTCAACCCATCTTTTCGCGGAACCCAGCCGCTTCTGATCTGTAATCTGGCGTTTGCTCTGATCACGGCCTGTTCGGGCTGCCACACCATCACGTGCGTCAAGGACGCGGTGCCGGCAAGTCGGCTTCCGCGTGAGTACTGTGCTGCCGCTCGTGAACACTGCCTTCCGTTTCCTCTGACGGCGCTTGGCCAGGAAAAGCCGGCGGCTCACCAGATCGGACCGGGAGACCAGTTGGGCGTCTATGTTTACGGCGTGCTGCCGCCGTCCACCACGGAGGCTCCGGTTCTGCCGAAAAGTCAGCCGGTCAATCAGCGTTACTATCCGCCGAACGGCAGTGCCGTCGGTGCCGTCACCGGGCTGCCGATGGAAGTCGCCGCGGACGGAACTCTGGATCTGCCGCTGGTCGGTGCCCTGGATGTTTCGGGGATGACCGTGCGGGAAGCCACTGACGCCGTCAGGGAGGCGTATCGCAAGAAGGAAATCTTCGCTCAGGGCGGTACGGAACGTGTCACGGTCTCTCTGATTACGCCGCGAGTCCACAGAATTCTTGTGGTTCGTGAGGACACGCCGTCACCACAGGTCGAGCTGTTGCCTCCGGGCCAGGTCGATCACATCCACCGCGGTTCCGGCGAAGTCATTGACCTGCCGATTTACGAAAACGACGTGCTGCACGCACTGGCTTCGACCGGAGGTATGCCGGGGACCGACGCCGCCAGAGAAATCTGGGTCTTTAAGCGATCGGGCCTGACGAATCCCCATGCCATTCTTCCGGAAGAACTGCAGGTCCGGACCGTCAGTTACCACGAAACCGTGGGTGAAGACCGTCAGGTGATTCGATTGCCGCTGGCTGGCTGTCCCGGAGAGTGCGTGCCGTACGATCAATCGTCGGTCGTTCTTGACGAGGGCGACGTCGTCTACGTGCCGCGCAGAGCTGAGTACTTTTATACGGGCGGACTGCTGGGCGGAGCCAAGCTGCCGCTGCCAAGAGACGAAGACATCGACGTGCTGGAAGCCATCGCACTGGCCAATGGTTCTACAGGAGGTCCGCTGGGCCAGTCAGGGAATGCTCTGTCCGCCGGAAGTCCGGGTTATCTGATTCGGCCGTCGCGAGTCATCATCCTGCGAAAGATGCACGACGGTCGCCAGTTGCCGATTCGAGTCGATCTGGCCCGCGCCATGACGGACGAAAAGGAACGGCTGCTGATTCAATCGGATGACGTTGTGATGCTGCAGTTCAAGCCACATCAGGCGTTCCTGAACGGAATCGCGACATGGCTGAACCTTAACGTGACCGCAGTCGCCACCGGCCGCAACTAG
- a CDS encoding polysaccharide biosynthesis tyrosine autokinase gives MSLTNSTNRNNYKAATNGQAGSLGQLVFAGPRQEPPSLKLTEVLSRQVWVIVSCTVLGLAYACIYWMYAPVWHESSASVLVSQRDPGMASVGSQTSGSEVVVSEDILANHMEVLRSRRIVGDALQRHGLTNLPSIVAQLKKDEDSVDYVISHLKLTRGGDGAARDARSLKIAFEHRDPDDAKLILEAVIIEYQQFLMQQLSEAMSSANTLIAEAQDELESELTDAQNKYVSARQKAPVLFQGEGSSNIYVDQFRHVSTELLTLEIKESQLKERLAKARDAIAQYGEEELIPLEALGVIDTESLQRLGVFAGLQANVSRSAEFQAAQPERLEEARAQYTHLLRLMSEKQRLSADFGPGHPEVRKLDDEIRLVNEFLEERGAGNAAEWEETELSPRQLLRAYTGFLVSELASVQDQRRELETLAADAEEQARKLVEFELEEGILRSRVERTQQLFDGLVEQLRDLDMASGMQGYVHELLEVPRRGERVWPGLGVCGVGGIMLGMIAGLFIAVANDQMNQKFNSSDEIGTTIDLPVLGHINRLPVGSTGGIVPESAPEAEIFRMLRTVLLGDVRSGQLRVLTATSPLPGDGKSTLLLNTAASFAQLNIPIVLIEADMRRPTLQNRLAIRSEFGLSDVLQGKCELDEALHSSGVKDLTVLCSGEIPSNPSELLESEKFASVLSELRSRFQLVLIDVGPVLAVSDSMVVAQKSDGMLLVTRPSNDTREDVSEAVKILQSGSTNILGCVVNTFGSRGSFLRKSYYAGYYDYGRKPK, from the coding sequence ATGTCGCTGACGAATTCCACGAATCGCAACAACTACAAAGCCGCGACAAACGGTCAGGCGGGAAGTCTGGGGCAACTTGTGTTTGCCGGTCCGCGGCAGGAGCCACCGTCGTTGAAGCTGACGGAAGTGCTGTCGCGCCAGGTCTGGGTGATCGTTTCCTGCACGGTTCTTGGTTTGGCCTACGCCTGCATCTATTGGATGTACGCTCCGGTGTGGCACGAATCGTCGGCCAGCGTACTGGTCAGTCAGCGTGACCCCGGCATGGCATCCGTCGGAAGTCAGACTTCCGGCTCAGAAGTCGTTGTCAGCGAAGATATTCTTGCCAACCACATGGAAGTGCTGCGAAGCCGCCGCATCGTCGGAGACGCACTGCAGCGACACGGGCTGACGAATCTGCCGTCCATCGTGGCTCAACTGAAAAAGGACGAGGACTCGGTCGATTACGTGATTTCGCACCTGAAACTGACTCGCGGCGGCGACGGCGCAGCGCGGGACGCGCGCAGTTTGAAGATTGCGTTCGAACATCGGGATCCTGACGACGCGAAGCTGATTCTGGAAGCTGTCATTATCGAGTACCAGCAGTTTCTGATGCAGCAGCTTTCCGAAGCCATGTCCTCCGCCAACACGCTGATCGCCGAAGCGCAGGATGAGCTCGAATCAGAACTCACGGATGCTCAAAACAAGTACGTCAGCGCTCGCCAGAAAGCTCCCGTGCTGTTTCAGGGCGAGGGCAGCAGCAACATCTACGTCGATCAGTTCCGGCACGTCAGCACGGAGCTGCTGACGCTGGAAATCAAGGAATCGCAGCTCAAGGAACGACTTGCCAAGGCTCGCGACGCGATCGCACAGTACGGCGAAGAGGAACTGATTCCGCTGGAAGCTCTGGGGGTCATCGACACCGAGAGTCTGCAGCGACTGGGTGTGTTCGCCGGACTGCAGGCCAATGTCTCACGATCGGCCGAATTCCAGGCGGCGCAACCGGAGCGGCTGGAAGAAGCCCGTGCACAATACACGCACCTGCTGCGGCTGATGTCGGAGAAGCAGCGGCTGTCAGCGGACTTCGGACCAGGGCATCCGGAGGTCCGGAAGCTGGACGACGAAATCCGCCTGGTGAACGAATTTCTGGAAGAACGCGGCGCCGGCAACGCTGCGGAATGGGAAGAGACCGAGCTTTCTCCGAGGCAGTTGCTGCGAGCGTACACGGGCTTTCTGGTCAGCGAACTGGCATCCGTCCAGGATCAGCGGCGCGAACTGGAGACGCTGGCCGCCGATGCCGAAGAACAGGCTCGAAAACTTGTCGAATTTGAACTGGAAGAAGGCATCCTGCGTTCGCGCGTCGAACGCACGCAGCAGCTCTTTGACGGACTGGTCGAGCAACTGCGTGATCTCGACATGGCCAGCGGCATGCAGGGCTATGTTCATGAACTGCTGGAAGTTCCGCGGCGCGGCGAACGAGTGTGGCCGGGACTGGGTGTCTGCGGCGTCGGCGGGATCATGCTGGGCATGATTGCCGGGCTGTTCATCGCCGTGGCCAACGACCAGATGAATCAGAAGTTCAACTCCAGCGACGAAATCGGCACCACCATTGATCTGCCGGTTCTGGGCCACATCAACAGGCTGCCGGTTGGAAGTACCGGCGGCATCGTTCCGGAATCCGCGCCGGAAGCGGAAATCTTTCGCATGCTGCGAACGGTGCTGCTGGGAGACGTGCGTTCCGGGCAGTTGCGCGTGCTGACAGCGACAAGCCCGCTGCCGGGCGACGGAAAGTCCACCCTGCTGCTCAACACTGCGGCATCGTTCGCACAGCTGAACATTCCGATTGTGCTGATCGAAGCGGATATGCGGCGACCGACGCTGCAGAATCGTCTGGCCATCAGATCTGAATTCGGTCTGTCCGATGTCCTGCAGGGCAAGTGCGAACTCGACGAAGCGCTGCATTCCAGCGGCGTCAAGGATCTGACCGTTCTGTGTTCCGGAGAGATTCCGTCGAATCCGTCCGAACTGCTGGAATCGGAAAAATTCGCGTCCGTGCTTTCTGAACTCCGGTCACGGTTTCAGTTGGTGCTCATCGACGTGGGACCGGTGTTGGCTGTGTCCGACTCCATGGTCGTCGCGCAGAAGTCAGACGGTATGCTGCTTGTGACTCGCCCGTCAAATGACACGCGGGAAGACGTTTCCGAAGCGGTCAAGATCCTGCAGTCGGGCAGCACGAATATCCTGGGCTGCGTCGTGAATACCTTCGGCAGCCGCGGCAGCTTTCTGCGAAAGAGCTACTACGCCGGCTATTATGACTACGGTCGGAAACCGAAGTAG
- a CDS encoding MotA/TolQ/ExbB proton channel family protein, translated as MMNLRIQRSSVASSVLVWLGVALASTAWPALAVAWQNSEADAPGVAEPSTNADEPTTGVQSSSAIPSSPQEIVRAIGIPFALVFGIASVVALWSAIERLVLLRRRRVIPRAFVDRFLMHLRSGRMDKPNAITVCQQNGSPMAEVFLHGVRKWGKPSVEIEQAVIDGGERQISQLKKRLRVLNGVATLTPLIGLLGTVIGMIQAFNDIAASNAMGQAQELASGIAMALLTTAVGLFIAIPALTAYMYLSGRIDALVMEMDRLGQELVHLISAEALRERGEAPARKGPPPAEKRPATKV; from the coding sequence ATGATGAATCTCCGAATCCAGCGTTCGTCCGTCGCATCATCCGTCCTGGTCTGGCTGGGCGTTGCGTTAGCCTCGACAGCCTGGCCCGCGCTTGCCGTTGCCTGGCAGAATTCCGAAGCCGACGCGCCGGGTGTTGCGGAACCATCGACCAACGCGGACGAACCGACAACCGGCGTCCAGAGTTCCTCGGCGATTCCCAGTTCTCCGCAGGAAATTGTCAGGGCCATCGGAATCCCGTTCGCTCTGGTGTTCGGGATCGCCTCCGTTGTAGCGCTCTGGTCAGCGATTGAGAGGCTGGTTCTGCTTCGACGGCGGCGCGTGATCCCGCGAGCGTTCGTTGACCGATTTCTGATGCACCTGCGTTCCGGACGAATGGACAAGCCGAACGCCATCACCGTTTGCCAGCAGAACGGCAGTCCGATGGCGGAAGTGTTTCTTCACGGAGTCCGCAAGTGGGGCAAGCCCAGCGTTGAAATCGAACAGGCCGTCATCGACGGCGGAGAACGACAGATCAGCCAGCTCAAGAAGCGGCTGCGAGTCCTGAACGGTGTCGCCACGCTGACTCCGCTGATCGGTCTGCTGGGGACCGTGATCGGGATGATCCAGGCATTCAATGACATCGCAGCCAGCAACGCCATGGGTCAGGCTCAGGAACTGGCATCAGGAATCGCCATGGCACTACTGACAACCGCCGTCGGCTTGTTCATTGCGATACCCGCCCTGACGGCCTACATGTATCTGTCCGGCCGCATTGATGCGCTGGTTATGGAAATGGACCGCCTGGGACAGGAACTGGTCCACCTGATTTCCGCCGAAGCCCTGCGCGAACGCGGTGAGGCTCCCGCGAGGAAGGGACCGCCGCCAGCCGAAAAACGTCCGGCCACAAAAGTCTGA
- a CDS encoding glycosyltransferase family 2 protein, translating to MLSIIVPVLNEQDSLRQLWREIQTTANTAVDSFEVIFVDDGSTDESWPAICRLIADDDRISGIRLRRNFGKAAALTAGMQAASGDLLLMIDADLQDDPSEIPEMLKRIDAGFDVVNGWKKQRLDPWHKVYPSRVFNWMVSRMTGLSLHDHNCGLKMFRSEVASEIQIYGELHRFIPVLAFARGFRVTEIPVHHRSRQHGHSKYGARRFLRGLLDLLTVTFLISFGRRPQHALGAVGIFFFGVGAAGLLYLSALWLLMNVFGLLEPHPIGGRPLLAYSIAAVLLGGQAMSLGMLAELIVAYTSSSRDSYSVAERRLHSSPQTPVPDPANRA from the coding sequence ATGCTTTCCATCATCGTGCCTGTGCTCAACGAACAGGACAGCCTGCGCCAGCTTTGGCGGGAAATTCAGACAACGGCAAACACGGCCGTCGATAGCTTCGAAGTGATCTTTGTCGACGACGGGTCCACCGATGAATCGTGGCCCGCCATCTGCCGTCTGATCGCCGACGACGACCGAATTTCCGGCATTCGACTGCGACGAAACTTCGGCAAGGCCGCCGCACTGACCGCCGGAATGCAGGCCGCTTCCGGCGATCTGCTGCTGATGATCGACGCCGACCTGCAGGACGATCCGTCAGAAATCCCGGAAATGCTGAAGCGCATCGACGCCGGTTTCGACGTCGTCAACGGCTGGAAAAAACAGAGACTCGACCCCTGGCACAAGGTCTACCCGAGCCGTGTGTTTAACTGGATGGTCAGCCGCATGACCGGACTTTCGCTGCACGACCATAACTGCGGACTGAAAATGTTCCGGTCTGAGGTCGCTTCGGAAATTCAGATCTATGGCGAACTACACCGGTTTATCCCCGTGCTTGCATTTGCCAGGGGATTCAGAGTGACGGAGATTCCCGTCCATCATCGTTCTCGGCAACACGGACATTCCAAGTACGGCGCGCGACGATTCCTGCGGGGCCTGCTGGATCTGCTGACCGTGACATTCCTGATCAGCTTCGGACGACGACCGCAACACGCGCTGGGAGCTGTCGGGATCTTCTTCTTCGGCGTCGGCGCGGCAGGACTGCTGTACCTTTCCGCACTGTGGTTGCTGATGAATGTTTTTGGGCTGCTGGAACCACATCCGATCGGAGGCCGACCGTTGCTGGCATACTCCATCGCCGCCGTGCTGCTGGGCGGCCAGGCGATGTCGCTCGGAATGCTGGCGGAACTGATCGTCGCCTACACCAGCAGCAGCCGCGATTCCTACAGCGTCGCCGAACGCCGACTGCATTCGTCACCACAAACTCCCGTCCCCGATCCGGCGAACAGAGCCTGA
- a CDS encoding glycosyltransferase family 39 protein, producing the protein MSLRRSEFALQLAGLLWIAGFLWYFFNVPLPNVSPADIGLTENHESGADGVSRFAIWRQFYPGWHSLPNPLDFDTAQTQNVDSGWKYLPQRIPYGLTAAILFASAWLIGSVVTRRLTSPSSVTHAERFVIQAGVGLSALSLWVLMIGRLAMLSRSAVLLPGVVAVVAAVVAGIRSKQRRAEVVADSPRESAGRGPVVLAAFALAPFVLMLILGAMTPPWDFDVREYHMQGPKEWFRNGRITFLEHNVYTSFPFLSEMLSLAAMVLDNDWRSGAISGKLLLSSFQLLTTVCVFATARRWFGRSAGLIAAVVYLTTPWTFRISIIAYAEGALTFYLAAAVMTALLAARSTASNQDRLWLVTGLLAGSAMAAKYPGALSVVAPVGLFLLFTTARRRLLIAPGDSPDTVQAPSPTGARPMIRRAVLFASAVLITVGPWLVKNTIDTGNPVYPLLYSVFGGTDWSEELNLRWKAGHSPADHNVHQIPQYLADVAARSDWTNGLLFALAVPSFLMWRRFPAVAWLWLMVLWMLSTWWAFTHRIDRFWIPVIPVMSVLAGACWQLFSDRPFRIVILAAVAACCVFNLGFWKIPRLAGFQAGLMDLTAPVSPTIRSDFSQMNRIIPAGATALMVGEAEVFDAQFDTIYNTVFDENIFERWTEAPDDIATPARNRRMVPPPTVSAVLKEHSVSFVVVNWSEILRYRQPGSYGFTDYVQPRRFNELVAGGVLEVPATLTHGDWNRLSDADRGEILSWDDGRSLVHDGSWTAIEIYRVADDTKTSAQRPHRSP; encoded by the coding sequence TTGAGTCTTCGCCGGTCTGAGTTTGCTCTGCAGTTGGCGGGATTGCTGTGGATCGCAGGGTTCCTCTGGTACTTCTTCAACGTGCCGCTGCCGAACGTGTCTCCCGCCGACATCGGTCTGACGGAGAATCATGAATCCGGCGCGGACGGAGTCAGCAGGTTCGCCATCTGGCGGCAGTTTTATCCGGGCTGGCACAGTCTTCCGAACCCGCTGGACTTCGACACAGCGCAGACACAGAACGTGGATTCCGGCTGGAAGTATCTGCCGCAGAGAATTCCGTACGGATTGACGGCGGCGATTCTGTTCGCGTCCGCGTGGCTGATCGGCAGCGTTGTTACCCGGCGGCTGACATCACCATCGTCGGTAACTCATGCCGAGCGATTTGTCATTCAGGCCGGTGTGGGACTGTCCGCCCTGTCGCTGTGGGTTCTGATGATCGGCCGACTGGCGATGTTGTCGCGTTCGGCCGTACTGCTTCCGGGAGTGGTCGCGGTCGTGGCGGCGGTAGTCGCGGGAATTCGTTCGAAGCAGCGTCGGGCTGAGGTTGTCGCGGATTCACCTCGTGAGTCTGCTGGTCGCGGTCCGGTCGTTCTGGCAGCGTTTGCTCTGGCGCCGTTTGTGTTGATGCTGATACTGGGAGCGATGACTCCGCCGTGGGACTTCGATGTCCGCGAGTACCACATGCAGGGACCGAAGGAGTGGTTTCGGAACGGCCGCATCACGTTCCTGGAACACAACGTCTATACCAGTTTTCCGTTTCTGAGTGAGATGCTGAGTCTCGCGGCAATGGTTCTGGACAACGACTGGCGATCCGGCGCGATCAGCGGCAAGCTGCTGCTTTCGTCGTTTCAACTGCTGACGACGGTCTGCGTGTTCGCAACCGCACGTCGCTGGTTCGGACGCAGCGCTGGCCTGATTGCCGCGGTCGTCTACCTGACGACTCCCTGGACGTTCCGAATTTCCATCATCGCGTACGCCGAAGGCGCATTGACGTTCTATCTGGCCGCCGCGGTCATGACCGCTCTGCTGGCCGCACGATCGACTGCATCAAATCAAGACCGACTCTGGCTGGTGACTGGTCTGCTGGCGGGAAGCGCGATGGCGGCGAAGTACCCGGGAGCACTTTCCGTCGTCGCGCCCGTTGGTCTGTTCCTGCTGTTCACGACGGCGCGGCGTCGCCTGCTGATTGCACCAGGTGACTCACCGGACACGGTCCAGGCACCGTCGCCGACCGGCGCGCGCCCGATGATTCGCAGAGCAGTTCTGTTCGCATCGGCCGTGCTGATCACAGTTGGCCCGTGGCTTGTGAAGAACACTATCGACACCGGGAACCCCGTGTACCCGCTGCTCTACAGCGTCTTCGGCGGAACCGACTGGAGTGAGGAACTGAATCTTCGATGGAAAGCCGGACACAGTCCCGCCGATCACAATGTTCATCAGATTCCGCAGTATCTCGCCGACGTGGCCGCTCGCAGCGACTGGACGAACGGTCTGCTGTTCGCGCTGGCCGTTCCTTCGTTTCTGATGTGGCGGCGATTTCCCGCAGTCGCCTGGCTGTGGCTGATGGTATTGTGGATGTTGTCAACGTGGTGGGCGTTCACTCACCGGATCGATCGATTCTGGATCCCCGTCATTCCCGTGATGTCGGTTCTCGCAGGCGCGTGCTGGCAACTGTTCAGCGACCGACCATTCCGAATCGTGATACTTGCCGCGGTCGCCGCATGCTGCGTCTTCAATCTCGGGTTCTGGAAGATCCCGCGGCTGGCCGGATTTCAGGCCGGACTGATGGACCTGACCGCTCCGGTCTCTCCCACCATCCGATCAGATTTTTCGCAGATGAACCGCATCATCCCAGCCGGCGCTACCGCGCTGATGGTCGGCGAAGCGGAAGTTTTTGATGCGCAGTTCGACACGATCTACAACACGGTTTTCGATGAGAACATCTTCGAACGCTGGACGGAAGCTCCGGACGACATTGCGACGCCCGCCCGCAATCGTCGCATGGTCCCGCCACCGACGGTCTCGGCCGTGCTTAAAGAACATTCCGTGTCGTTTGTTGTCGTTAACTGGTCCGAGATTCTGCGGTATCGGCAACCGGGCTCGTACGGTTTCACCGACTACGTACAGCCGCGTCGATTCAACGAACTCGTCGCCGGCGGAGTCCTGGAAGTACCGGCGACCCTGACTCATGGAGACTGGAACCGCCTGTCAGACGCCGATCGCGGCGAAATCCTGTCGTGGGACGATGGTCGGTCGCTGGTCCACGACGGAAGCTGGACAGCAATCGAGATCTACCGAGTCGCTGACGACACAAAGACCTCCGCCCAACGCCCTCATCGGTCTCCGTGA